One segment of Metallosphaera cuprina Ar-4 DNA contains the following:
- a CDS encoding MFS transporter translates to MDRRFFLAIGFVSMLFCSVYQYSWNEFMPLMVNQFHETASAVEVAFALFVVFSTSFQVLSGRLSDIKGPRYVGLFGALALSLGLILSSFSPNVQVFYLTWTLGSIGEGTLYGLSLNLALKWFPERRGLITGLVSMGFGLGAALFNPFIAFEGDFRTPTLLIGLSALPLALLFSLARYPESLEGKEIGVTIRESRFWLIYACFALSSVPLLVISSSLSLLGNYLNALDYTVATVYFPITSGLGRPLFGYLTDKLGRIKGITYVLIGSLVGVSLTLSGYLREGPELLIGVALIGITGGATFPLYSALVGDIYGPKYSASSTSILYTGKIISGLLGTAFSFFFGFNQDLAFILLYLSNLVSFIILMIIKKISLSP, encoded by the coding sequence ATGGATAGGCGATTTTTCCTCGCGATAGGTTTCGTTTCAATGTTGTTCTGTTCAGTGTATCAATACTCCTGGAACGAGTTCATGCCTCTCATGGTCAATCAGTTTCATGAGACCGCATCAGCAGTGGAGGTAGCCTTTGCCCTCTTCGTTGTGTTCTCAACATCGTTTCAAGTTTTGAGCGGGAGGCTCTCCGACATTAAGGGTCCCAGGTACGTTGGACTTTTCGGAGCCCTAGCCCTATCTTTAGGTCTCATTTTAAGCTCCTTCTCGCCCAACGTTCAGGTTTTCTACTTAACTTGGACTTTAGGAAGTATCGGGGAGGGGACTCTCTACGGGCTATCGTTAAACCTAGCGTTAAAGTGGTTCCCTGAACGGAGGGGCCTCATAACCGGCTTGGTATCTATGGGCTTCGGGCTCGGAGCAGCTCTATTCAACCCATTTATAGCTTTTGAAGGGGACTTCAGGACCCCAACGCTTCTCATAGGTCTCTCTGCCCTTCCGTTAGCCTTACTCTTCTCTTTAGCAAGGTATCCAGAGAGCTTGGAGGGTAAGGAAATTGGAGTAACGATAAGGGAGAGCAGGTTTTGGTTAATCTACGCGTGTTTCGCTCTGTCCTCCGTTCCCCTTCTAGTCATCTCATCCTCGCTTTCTCTCCTAGGAAACTACTTAAACGCTCTAGATTACACCGTTGCAACCGTCTACTTCCCTATAACCAGCGGTTTGGGTAGACCTCTATTCGGTTATTTAACCGACAAGTTGGGAAGAATAAAAGGGATAACTTACGTCCTGATAGGAAGCCTCGTTGGGGTATCCCTTACGCTCTCGGGGTACTTGAGGGAGGGTCCGGAGCTTTTGATAGGAGTCGCTTTGATAGGGATCACAGGAGGGGCCACCTTTCCACTTTACTCTGCTTTAGTTGGAGACATTTACGGGCCGAAGTACTCAGCCTCATCAACCTCAATTCTCTATACTGGGAAGATAATATCAGGCCTCTTAGGAACCGCTTTCTCCTTCTTTTTCGGGTTCAATCAGGATCTGGCCTTCATCCTCCTATACTTAAGTAACTTAGTTTCGTTTATAATATTAATGATAATTAAAAAAATTTCACTTTCTCCTTAA
- a CDS encoding helix-turn-helix domain-containing protein, with product MKGPIEVELYVFRRDCRVMQVMGDKHSVIEKVTPKAGFTDHLIETEVNAELKKQLRERGVRVINLGERRIWARAPSCSACRLLSGSDAMILNAWPLSREEIIYRVLVPSMGYLKDLLSQLNKESMRPRVMKTMEVSLKSENALTARQLQALMLAYKKGFFDVERRTSLTDLANVLGIKPSSAEELLRRALHKVVGDYLKGLD from the coding sequence ATGAAAGGGCCGATAGAGGTTGAACTCTACGTCTTCAGGAGAGACTGCAGAGTTATGCAAGTTATGGGTGATAAACATTCAGTAATAGAGAAGGTAACGCCTAAGGCTGGGTTCACCGATCACCTGATTGAGACTGAAGTTAACGCCGAGTTGAAGAAGCAGTTAAGGGAGAGAGGAGTGAGGGTAATAAATCTAGGTGAGAGGAGGATCTGGGCTAGAGCCCCCAGCTGTTCAGCCTGTAGACTACTCAGCGGGTCGGACGCCATGATACTTAACGCCTGGCCTTTGAGTAGGGAGGAGATAATCTACAGGGTTCTAGTGCCTTCTATGGGTTACCTTAAGGACCTGCTCTCGCAGCTAAATAAAGAATCTATGAGGCCAAGGGTGATGAAGACTATGGAGGTCTCTTTGAAAAGCGAGAACGCTCTAACCGCTAGGCAACTTCAGGCCTTGATGTTGGCCTACAAGAAGGGGTTCTTTGACGTTGAGAGGAGGACCTCATTAACCGATTTAGCCAACGTTTTGGGAATAAAGCCTTCCTCTGCAGAGGAGTTGTTAAGGAGGGCGCTTCATAAGGTAGTTGGGGATTACTTAAAGGGTTTAGATTAG
- the merA gene encoding mercury(II) reductase: protein MEDLVVIGYGAAGFAAIIRANELGVKPTLIGYGEIGGTCVNVGCVPSKRMLRIDELYNYSSKIANRTIFPDFYEAFKDKREIVDSLRKEKYEDVLNSYDVKLLKGKAHFVSPNSIKVNGDVIEAKRFIIATGSSPNVPEIKGLEKAGFWTNVEALSPDRKISSLAIIGGRALALEFAQMYKRLGIDVVILQRSERILPDWEPEISIAVENYLEKVDEIPIFTNVRVKEIVRGGESKIIITDKGEVEADEILLATGRKPNVDLNLSAAGVELNDKGGIRVDEELRTTNRSVFAAGDVIGDLMLEALAGKEGSVAAENALLDSHRRIDRLSVPQAVFIEPNVARVGLTQREAKEVDYRVVKMENVAKARILGESQGLIKMIIDREFRRVLGVQAFGKYAAEFINEAALAIKFRATVDDIIDTIHVFPTMSESLKIAAMSFKRDVSKMSCCVD from the coding sequence ATGGAGGATCTGGTTGTGATAGGTTACGGTGCTGCAGGATTCGCGGCAATTATAAGGGCCAACGAGTTAGGTGTGAAACCTACTTTAATTGGTTATGGAGAGATTGGGGGAACTTGCGTTAATGTAGGGTGTGTTCCCTCAAAGAGGATGTTGAGAATAGATGAGTTATATAATTACTCTTCTAAGATTGCGAATAGAACTATATTTCCGGATTTTTACGAAGCGTTTAAAGATAAGCGAGAGATCGTAGATTCATTACGTAAGGAGAAATATGAAGACGTGCTAAATTCCTACGACGTAAAGCTCTTAAAAGGTAAAGCCCATTTCGTTTCTCCAAATTCGATTAAGGTTAACGGAGACGTCATAGAGGCTAAGAGGTTTATAATAGCTACAGGCTCATCTCCAAACGTACCGGAGATAAAGGGGTTGGAAAAGGCCGGATTCTGGACTAATGTTGAGGCTCTATCCCCTGACAGGAAGATATCATCGTTAGCTATAATCGGTGGTAGAGCGTTAGCTTTAGAGTTCGCTCAAATGTATAAGAGGTTGGGCATAGATGTTGTAATTCTCCAGAGAAGTGAAAGAATATTACCAGATTGGGAGCCGGAGATCTCAATCGCCGTTGAAAATTACTTGGAAAAAGTAGATGAAATACCCATCTTTACGAACGTTAGGGTTAAGGAGATCGTGAGAGGCGGAGAGAGCAAGATTATAATAACAGATAAGGGAGAGGTCGAAGCTGATGAGATATTGTTAGCGACTGGAAGGAAGCCTAACGTCGATCTTAATTTATCAGCTGCGGGCGTCGAATTAAACGATAAGGGTGGTATAAGAGTTGACGAGGAGTTGAGAACTACGAATCGTAGCGTCTTCGCCGCAGGAGACGTAATAGGAGACTTGATGTTAGAGGCTTTGGCTGGTAAGGAGGGTTCAGTCGCTGCTGAGAACGCACTACTGGATTCCCATAGGAGGATCGACAGGCTTAGCGTACCGCAGGCCGTGTTTATAGAACCTAACGTAGCTAGGGTTGGTTTAACTCAGAGGGAGGCGAAGGAGGTCGATTATAGGGTAGTAAAAATGGAGAACGTAGCTAAGGCTAGGATATTAGGAGAGAGTCAAGGTTTAATAAAGATGATCATAGACAGGGAGTTTAGAAGAGTATTAGGTGTTCAAGCGTTTGGAAAGTACGCCGCGGAATTTATAAACGAGGCGGCCTTAGCCATTAAATTTAGAGCAACTGTGGATGATATAATTGATACAATCCACGTCTTCCCCACCATGAGCGAAAGCTTAAAGATAGCCGCGATGTCATTCAAGAGAGACGTAAGTAAGATGAGTTGTTGTGTAGATTAA
- a CDS encoding transcriptional regulator, whose translation MRINLKKDEGLRCENCGMKLNENNIYVRIINDKEHYFCCSHCADKFENSLK comes from the coding sequence ATGAGAATAAACTTAAAGAAAGATGAGGGATTAAGGTGTGAAAATTGTGGAATGAAATTGAATGAAAATAACATTTACGTTAGAATAATAAACGATAAAGAACATTACTTCTGTTGTTCCCACTGCGCTGATAAGTTTGAAAATAGCCTAAAGTGA
- a CDS encoding class I SAM-dependent methyltransferase, which translates to MSSLYESIKSWEFKPYRRMGVTIDEEMFYAKVLARFVDALIPKRVLDLGCGNCLFTLVLKSTFPKIEISSLDLWNDEMTIGDVKGYMKGVDANIIQNLFPLPFREGSFDLVYAPLYFYNVTRERRDELAGEVYRVVKPGSFAMIIDLEIVRNLRKSFMKVGFKEVNYYANQGVFFSLMQKSAPSFSS; encoded by the coding sequence ATGTCATCTCTCTATGAGAGCATCAAATCTTGGGAGTTTAAGCCTTACCGAAGGATGGGAGTTACTATAGATGAGGAGATGTTTTACGCTAAGGTTTTGGCCAGGTTCGTTGACGCTTTGATTCCTAAGAGAGTGTTGGACCTGGGCTGTGGTAATTGCCTCTTCACGCTCGTTTTGAAGTCCACTTTCCCCAAGATCGAGATAAGTTCTTTAGACCTTTGGAACGACGAGATGACCATAGGGGATGTGAAGGGTTACATGAAAGGCGTAGATGCGAACATCATTCAAAACCTCTTTCCCCTCCCATTCAGGGAAGGGAGCTTTGACCTGGTTTACGCCCCGCTTTACTTCTATAACGTAACGAGGGAGAGAAGGGACGAGCTTGCTGGAGAGGTTTACAGAGTGGTTAAACCGGGCTCGTTTGCGATGATAATAGACCTTGAGATAGTGAGGAACCTAAGGAAGTCCTTCATGAAAGTTGGTTTCAAAGAGGTAAACTACTACGCGAACCAGGGGGTCTTTTTTTCGCTCATGCAAAAGTCAGCCCCTTCTTTCTCCTCATAG